The following proteins come from a genomic window of Lachnoclostridium phytofermentans ISDg:
- a CDS encoding QueT transporter family protein: MKDKTLYFLLHSAMIAAIYVVLVVLFQPISVSYIQVRFAEALTILPFFTPAAIPGVAIGCLLGNVIAGCDMLDIVFGTLATLLGAIGSYSLRRYKFLVPIPPIVANTVIIPWVLRFAYGEAMSIPFMMLTVGIGEVISCGIIGIILLYCLKPYKKIFYIPGFAKSKDKYDIV, translated from the coding sequence ATGAAAGATAAAACTCTTTATTTCTTGCTGCATTCTGCGATGATTGCGGCCATTTATGTTGTGCTGGTTGTCCTATTTCAACCAATCAGCGTTTCTTATATTCAAGTGCGTTTTGCAGAAGCCTTGACTATCCTTCCTTTCTTTACTCCAGCGGCAATTCCGGGAGTTGCGATTGGATGTTTGCTTGGTAATGTTATTGCAGGATGCGATATGCTTGATATTGTCTTCGGAACTCTTGCCACCTTACTAGGTGCAATTGGTTCTTACTCCTTACGAAGATATAAGTTCCTTGTTCCTATTCCACCAATCGTTGCTAACACAGTAATCATTCCTTGGGTTTTACGTTTTGCTTATGGCGAAGCTATGTCCATCCCTTTCATGATGTTAACCGTTGGTATTGGTGAAGTAATCTCTTGTGGAATTATAGGTATTATATTATTATATTGCTTAAAACCATATAAAAAGATTTTTTATATTCCTGGTTTTGCAAAATCTAAAGATAAATATGACATTGTATAA
- a CDS encoding putative holin-like toxin translates to MTVAEALSLMIAFATFVIALITLVVHLIKMNNKK, encoded by the coding sequence ATGACAGTTGCAGAAGCTTTATCTTTAATGATAGCATTTGCTACATTTGTTATAGCATTAATCACTCTTGTTGTTCATTTGATAAAAATGAACAACAAAAAATGA